Proteins from a genomic interval of Psychrobacter fulvigenes:
- a CDS encoding cell division protein ZipA, which produces MTAIQFVLIAIAAFIVLAGLFMVIRSFKRRNSPEPLVVNYDKNGIPIIPRHERNIVDQPDLEDTVAGETTIAPNRDYLNAVIEGEPVTEAHTNVDAQLTQGRGDMNHANEHVDDEDYVRWQAEQRREDDAEFVEVASQLQTDSEQEPDAFSSLMSATDSLMPVIDTAEEPSFDDNSPILDQHLLEPVDQAQNGPLINAKDNINITILPHQYRDRPPMVIRGRDLLTLIDKYGLRFGAMNMFHRYEQKDGTGMLWFSMMGITDSGIAPFDPHNVATNTYDGVVVFLSLPHPQALRSFDSMMSIAYMMADDLNAMILDESNEPITPEYKQQLRNQVRDYGI; this is translated from the coding sequence ATGACCGCTATTCAGTTTGTATTGATTGCCATTGCTGCCTTTATTGTGCTTGCAGGCCTGTTTATGGTCATTCGCAGCTTTAAGCGTCGCAATAGCCCTGAGCCTTTGGTGGTCAATTATGATAAAAACGGCATTCCAATCATACCGCGCCATGAGCGCAATATCGTCGATCAACCAGATCTAGAAGATACAGTCGCTGGCGAGACGACCATAGCTCCCAACCGCGACTATCTGAATGCGGTCATCGAAGGTGAGCCAGTCACCGAGGCTCATACCAATGTCGATGCACAATTGACGCAAGGTCGCGGCGATATGAATCACGCCAATGAGCACGTAGATGATGAGGATTATGTACGCTGGCAGGCTGAGCAACGTCGTGAAGACGATGCTGAGTTTGTAGAAGTGGCTAGCCAACTACAGACTGATAGTGAGCAAGAGCCTGATGCGTTTTCTAGCCTTATGTCCGCCACTGACAGCTTGATGCCAGTCATTGATACGGCAGAGGAGCCAAGCTTCGACGATAATAGCCCGATACTTGACCAACATCTGCTAGAGCCAGTTGACCAAGCGCAAAACGGTCCACTCATTAATGCCAAAGACAACATCAATATCACCATCTTGCCGCATCAGTATCGTGACCGTCCGCCAATGGTTATTCGAGGTCGTGACTTGCTCACGTTAATTGATAAATATGGTCTGCGCTTTGGGGCGATGAATATGTTCCATCGCTATGAACAAAAAGACGGCACGGGTATGCTGTGGTTTAGTATGATGGGCATCACGGATAGCGGTATCGCACCTTTTGATCCACATAACGTAGCGACCAACACTTATGACGGTGTGGTGGTTTTTTTATCACTGCCGCACCCACAAGCGCTGCGCAGTTTCGATAGTATGATGAGCATTGCTTACATGATGGCTGATGACCTAAATGCGATGATACTTGATGAAAGTAATGAGCCGATCACGCCTGAGTATAAGCAGCAGCTGCGCAATCAAGTTCGCGATTATGGTATCTAA
- a CDS encoding biotin--[acetyl-CoA-carboxylase] ligase, translating to MPSPAHLSVHLSELSHRHVASSVSTNSELIAAIQNSALNAAQMHLLTAETQSAGRGQRGRSWQSPRGNVYLSLYHPVHMPISGLLSLIIGVALAKMPIIQTLNEQLRAQALVPIGVKWANDLGFYHPPSEANESVSGTQVIQFSKLAGILIEPVTQAGKLVGVVMGVGLNVQAAPKLTAQTCEGMSYQAISLQDIYAMLTPDKQAANLPSLQTLYQQMSEALVAAISRFEHLHIEKPTGHTYYLQGFLQQFDSMDALSGLRLRVTQDHSGDTDVITGHACGINEHGCLQLRQDNGNISTLFTGRIDVLHKA from the coding sequence ATGCCCTCACCTGCCCACTTATCTGTTCACCTATCTGAACTTAGCCATCGTCATGTTGCCAGTAGTGTCTCTACCAATAGCGAGCTGATAGCGGCTATACAAAATAGCGCGCTAAATGCAGCACAGATGCACCTATTAACGGCTGAGACCCAAAGCGCTGGACGCGGACAGCGAGGACGCTCATGGCAATCACCGCGTGGTAATGTTTACCTGTCGCTCTATCATCCAGTGCACATGCCCATTAGTGGCTTGTTGTCACTAATCATCGGCGTTGCGTTGGCAAAGATGCCTATTATTCAAACGCTTAACGAGCAATTACGTGCGCAAGCGTTGGTACCTATCGGTGTAAAATGGGCCAATGATTTGGGATTTTATCACCCTCCATCTGAAGCAAATGAGTCCGTATCAGGCACGCAGGTTATTCAATTTAGTAAGCTTGCTGGTATCTTAATTGAGCCAGTAACCCAAGCTGGCAAGCTAGTAGGCGTAGTGATGGGAGTGGGTCTTAATGTACAAGCTGCGCCAAAATTAACCGCACAAACATGTGAAGGCATGAGCTATCAAGCCATCAGCTTGCAAGATATTTATGCAATGCTGACGCCTGATAAACAAGCTGCTAACCTGCCAAGTCTGCAAACGCTGTATCAGCAGATGAGTGAAGCACTGGTTGCTGCCATCAGCCGCTTCGAACACTTGCATATAGAGAAGCCAACAGGTCACACGTATTATTTGCAAGGCTTCTTACAGCAGTTTGACTCGATGGATGCGCTGTCAGGTCTGCGACTGCGTGTCACCCAGGATCATAGCGGAGATACCGATGTCATAACTGGTCACGCCTGCGGTATTAATGAACATGGATGTTTGCAATTACGCCAAGATAACGGTAATATTTCTACGCTTTTTACTGGTCGCATTGATGTTCTTCATAAGGCTTAA
- the ligA gene encoding NAD-dependent DNA ligase LigA: MTDSLSPNNSKNQTPQSESPQLTTSNTPNSADGNTDIVVQMRALIDAIKKHNYAYYVLDNPILEDSEYDQLRRSLLELEEASPDLIQSDSPINQVGDVPLSAFTQVTHDVPMLSLGNVFDYDGMRSFMRRVNDRLSEAQRNAEYEMELKLDGLAVSLKYEQGAFVQAVTRGDGQTGEDITQNVKTIRNLPLWLAEAADIELLEVRGEVLMPKAGFERLNRLAVEKEEKTFANPRNAAAGSLRQLDPSVAASRPLAFYAYSVNQGLPSSIETQSAALEWLKEIGFTVSDFEVVQNPRAAQAYYESAIEMRDELPFEIDGMVIKVNNLALQQQLGYLSREPRWATAYKFPAQTVMTRLHAIEWQVGRTGQITPVGKLEPVQVGGVTVSNVTLHNFGEIQRLDVRAGDMVSVHRAGDVIPKVTRVWHDQRPADSEPVTLPSNCPVCDSPVLLPEGEALARCTGGLFCPAQQVEALIHFVSRRAMDIDGLGERWLISFFEHGLIKTVADIYQLHNHQEELITLEKLGEKSVQNIISAIEASKKTTLPRFIYALGIRGVGEGTAQNFAQQFGDLDSLMAADIDALLQTPDVGTITAELAHEFFRAPHNTEVITALREAGVHWDKVEQAASADQPLDGQTWVITGALDSMARDEAKAKLQALGAKVVGSVSAKTTALLAGDKAGSKLTKAESLGVKIVDEEAFLAMLEED, encoded by the coding sequence ATGACTGACTCTCTCTCACCAAATAACTCTAAAAACCAAACTCCGCAATCAGAAAGCCCTCAACTAACGACTTCCAATACGCCAAATTCAGCTGATGGCAATACAGATATTGTCGTGCAAATGCGAGCGCTTATTGATGCCATTAAAAAGCATAACTACGCCTATTATGTGCTCGACAACCCTATCCTAGAAGACAGTGAATACGATCAATTGCGTCGTTCACTGTTAGAGCTCGAAGAAGCGTCTCCAGACCTGATACAGTCAGACAGCCCGATCAATCAAGTCGGTGATGTGCCGCTATCTGCCTTTACCCAAGTCACTCATGATGTACCGATGTTGTCGCTGGGTAATGTGTTCGACTATGATGGTATGCGCAGCTTTATGCGCCGCGTCAACGACCGTCTGAGTGAGGCTCAGCGCAATGCTGAGTATGAGATGGAGCTAAAGCTTGATGGTCTCGCCGTCTCGCTTAAATATGAGCAGGGTGCGTTTGTCCAAGCGGTGACGCGCGGTGACGGGCAAACGGGTGAGGACATCACCCAAAATGTCAAAACCATTCGTAACTTGCCACTTTGGCTAGCTGAGGCCGCTGATATCGAGCTATTAGAAGTACGCGGTGAAGTATTGATGCCCAAGGCAGGGTTTGAGCGTCTCAACCGTTTGGCAGTAGAAAAAGAGGAAAAGACCTTTGCCAATCCTCGTAATGCGGCAGCTGGCAGCTTGCGTCAGCTAGACCCAAGTGTGGCAGCCAGTCGTCCGTTAGCTTTCTACGCTTATTCAGTCAATCAAGGGTTGCCCAGCTCAATCGAGACCCAATCAGCTGCTTTGGAATGGCTAAAAGAGATTGGCTTTACGGTCAGTGACTTTGAGGTCGTGCAAAACCCGCGCGCTGCACAAGCTTACTATGAGTCAGCGATCGAGATGCGTGATGAACTACCGTTTGAAATTGACGGTATGGTGATAAAGGTCAATAACTTAGCATTGCAGCAGCAGCTTGGCTACTTATCTCGTGAGCCGCGCTGGGCAACCGCTTATAAATTCCCTGCCCAAACCGTCATGACCCGCTTGCACGCTATCGAGTGGCAAGTGGGACGTACCGGACAAATCACGCCAGTTGGCAAGCTTGAGCCTGTACAAGTCGGCGGCGTCACCGTCAGCAATGTCACCTTGCATAACTTTGGCGAGATTCAGCGCTTAGATGTGCGCGCAGGTGATATGGTCAGCGTGCACCGCGCAGGTGACGTCATCCCAAAAGTCACCCGTGTCTGGCATGATCAGCGTCCAGCCGATAGCGAGCCAGTGACTTTACCTAGCAACTGCCCAGTATGCGACTCTCCTGTGTTACTGCCCGAAGGTGAAGCCTTGGCGCGTTGTACGGGAGGGTTGTTTTGTCCCGCGCAGCAGGTCGAGGCGCTCATTCACTTTGTCTCACGTCGAGCGATGGATATCGATGGCTTAGGCGAGCGTTGGCTCATCAGTTTCTTTGAGCATGGACTCATCAAAACGGTCGCTGATATTTATCAATTGCATAACCATCAAGAAGAGCTTATCACCCTTGAAAAGCTGGGTGAAAAGTCTGTACAAAACATCATCAGCGCTATTGAAGCCAGTAAAAAGACCACCTTGCCACGCTTCATCTATGCGCTCGGTATTCGCGGTGTAGGTGAAGGTACGGCGCAAAACTTTGCTCAGCAGTTTGGTGATCTTGATAGCCTGATGGCGGCGGATATCGATGCGTTACTGCAAACCCCAGACGTCGGCACGATCACTGCTGAGCTTGCGCATGAATTCTTCCGCGCACCGCATAATACCGAAGTCATCACCGCGTTACGAGAAGCTGGCGTGCATTGGGATAAGGTCGAGCAAGCCGCATCGGCTGATCAACCACTCGATGGGCAAACGTGGGTGATTACGGGCGCACTCGATAGCATGGCACGC
- a CDS encoding AAA family ATPase has protein sequence MRLKSLKLAGFKSFANPTTFTFRHGITAIVGPNGCGKSNVIDAIRWVLGETSAKQLRGGAMSDVIFAGTQDKSAKSVASVELTFEHTQDEQTGIRHEFNLYQELSVRRQVNKEGRSDYFINGTRCRRRDVVDVFLGTGLGARSYAVIEQGMIGRIVESSPMQLREFIEEAAGVSRYQARRIETQKKLEKTQDNLARLHDMQSELVSQQKRLSKQAESAQRYEELALTLADIKQQLAIQQLYQAKHNQQQQKIAHERSASEVATLQASYEALKAKQDKLAAHINQEQWLKDYAQSSHYQQQLSYQQAEHQLSDAKSQLTVIEQQLVSLEQQREQAVDEIERLKAEQAEQQNVLEELRPQLIELTNKREAYKRNEQPLQRAWHEAQNKLSRLQDNARALEQQQAINSQAQKRHQQNHEKWQRRQQNWQNLWQQLQQSLAPAANTDRADDDGQEQAVANNLQQTLQTQVTELNKQLQQIERQQDSVDERLSELQPQAHDLQQRLITQQRELSEDEKRHAVLAGEYDTLHQILHPKPTPKSQQSANVKTSNVVKTDLDNQVLNNYDQLAITTLREQIELSAKGQQHAELLDSVLALWLDSHVLVSKQANQPSVDNAGDDSEQTNSLWQALKHDLTDLFTYQNAQNEQINKKDNSSIETGHSLWLSAKQSEVRDNLFVSPLPDSLTDTVLPLTQLITAPNLALWQQCYLYVAQSEATNKQTLDALADILKALPLSAILLTSDGWIISCQGTISLNKFIGAQDGQNDSNNQFLTQRLQQRSRLQALEDLLDEFETKIQDQQKTIANNQRNYDALTISLEETRAQAEQLTRDKHQYQQQLTTQRANAERLQADSQRLNADKEALEQEQQELEQELQTLNHEQQHIQSEIAALTPQIVDARALSQQLQSERSELARTRQADDDAWQALQLRIQQSEMRLEHSVSSLTRATEQHDKSLQNEQSLKARHEQQQNKMPALQAALHTAQTVRDEQQAVLAERETALTAIKEEYSQQQVELDSLQNALQTQQSELAHHATELALSAARLDDASTHTQEALEAYYSIRHRYKTDEELPQQPISVSNLLADFIAHDRRVRPDKVAELESEHAKLDQQLSKIGAVNLAAVAELAEVNERLEPLAQQTSDIAASMETLTEAIASIDETTKTLFMQTLDAVNNELANLFAKVFGGGQASLTLNTDDMPAHAPKSEQWRAGLTLMAQPKGKRNSRLAVLSGGEKTLTALSLIFAIFKQHPAPFCVLDEVDAPLDDANVARFTSLIHELADDLQFIFISHNKLTTQIADELKGVTMPSAGISTLVSVSLDEAASYVEG, from the coding sequence ATGCGTCTAAAATCTCTAAAGCTGGCAGGCTTTAAATCCTTTGCCAATCCAACGACTTTTACCTTCCGTCATGGTATCACCGCCATCGTCGGGCCAAACGGCTGTGGCAAATCCAACGTGATTGATGCCATTCGCTGGGTGCTGGGTGAGACCTCTGCCAAGCAGTTACGTGGCGGAGCTATGAGTGATGTCATCTTTGCCGGCACGCAAGATAAATCCGCCAAAAGTGTTGCCAGTGTCGAGCTGACTTTTGAGCATACGCAAGACGAGCAGACAGGTATTCGCCATGAATTTAATTTATATCAAGAGCTGTCCGTCCGCCGACAGGTAAATAAAGAGGGACGCTCAGATTATTTCATTAATGGCACGCGCTGCCGTCGCCGTGATGTGGTCGATGTATTCTTGGGAACGGGGCTTGGCGCGCGCAGTTATGCAGTCATCGAGCAGGGTATGATTGGGCGAATTGTTGAATCTAGCCCCATGCAGCTGCGTGAATTTATCGAAGAGGCGGCAGGGGTTTCTCGCTATCAAGCGCGTAGGATAGAGACGCAAAAGAAGTTAGAGAAAACGCAAGACAACTTAGCGCGTCTGCATGATATGCAAAGCGAGCTGGTCAGCCAACAAAAACGCTTATCTAAGCAAGCAGAAAGCGCTCAGCGTTACGAAGAGCTAGCGTTAACACTTGCTGATATCAAGCAGCAACTTGCCATTCAGCAACTGTATCAAGCCAAGCATAATCAGCAGCAGCAAAAAATAGCGCATGAGCGTAGCGCTAGTGAGGTCGCAACATTACAAGCCAGCTATGAGGCTCTAAAAGCCAAACAAGATAAGCTTGCTGCCCATATCAATCAAGAACAGTGGCTAAAAGACTATGCCCAAAGCAGCCATTATCAGCAGCAGCTAAGCTATCAACAAGCTGAGCACCAGCTAAGTGATGCAAAGTCGCAGCTAACCGTTATTGAACAGCAACTAGTCAGTTTAGAGCAGCAGCGTGAGCAAGCAGTCGATGAGATTGAGCGTTTAAAAGCTGAGCAAGCTGAGCAGCAAAACGTGCTAGAAGAATTGCGTCCGCAGCTAATTGAACTGACAAATAAACGTGAAGCGTATAAACGCAATGAGCAACCGTTGCAGCGCGCATGGCATGAAGCGCAAAACAAGCTGTCACGCCTGCAAGATAATGCGCGTGCGCTTGAGCAACAGCAAGCGATTAATAGCCAAGCGCAAAAACGTCATCAGCAAAACCATGAGAAATGGCAGCGTCGCCAGCAAAACTGGCAGAATCTATGGCAGCAACTACAACAGTCACTAGCACCAGCTGCCAATACTGACAGGGCTGATGATGATGGGCAAGAGCAGGCTGTTGCGAATAATTTACAGCAGACATTACAGACGCAAGTGACTGAGCTAAATAAACAATTGCAGCAGATTGAGCGTCAACAAGATAGCGTTGATGAACGCCTGTCTGAGCTACAACCGCAAGCGCATGATTTACAACAACGCTTGATAACTCAGCAACGCGAGTTGAGCGAGGATGAAAAACGTCACGCAGTCTTAGCAGGTGAGTACGATACTCTACATCAGATATTACATCCTAAACCCACACCAAAATCGCAACAGTCTGCTAACGTAAAAACTAGCAATGTAGTAAAAACTGACTTAGATAATCAAGTATTAAATAACTATGACCAATTAGCTATCACCACCTTACGTGAGCAGATTGAGTTAAGCGCGAAAGGTCAGCAGCACGCAGAGTTACTTGATAGCGTATTGGCGTTATGGCTCGATAGTCATGTGCTGGTTTCTAAGCAAGCCAATCAACCAAGCGTTGATAACGCGGGTGATGATTCTGAGCAAACAAATAGCTTATGGCAAGCGCTTAAGCATGACTTAACGGATTTGTTTACTTATCAGAATGCGCAAAACGAACAGATTAATAAAAAGGACAATTCTTCAATAGAAACAGGCCATAGCCTGTGGCTATCTGCTAAGCAAAGTGAGGTTAGAGATAATTTATTTGTTAGCCCATTGCCTGACAGTTTGACTGATACAGTACTGCCTTTAACACAGCTGATTACTGCACCTAACTTAGCGCTTTGGCAACAATGTTATTTATATGTCGCACAATCTGAGGCTACTAATAAGCAGACTCTTGACGCGCTTGCCGATATTTTAAAAGCACTGCCATTATCAGCCATCCTGCTAACCTCGGACGGCTGGATTATCAGTTGTCAGGGTACGATAAGTCTCAATAAGTTTATTGGTGCGCAAGATGGTCAAAACGATAGCAATAACCAATTCTTAACGCAGCGCTTACAGCAACGTAGCCGTCTACAAGCGTTAGAAGATTTGCTTGATGAGTTTGAAACCAAAATACAAGATCAACAAAAGACCATCGCTAATAATCAGCGCAACTATGATGCGTTAACGATCAGCTTGGAAGAAACTCGTGCGCAAGCGGAGCAATTGACCCGTGATAAGCATCAATACCAGCAGCAGCTTACTACGCAGCGCGCCAACGCTGAACGTCTACAAGCAGACAGCCAGCGTCTAAATGCTGATAAAGAAGCCCTTGAGCAGGAACAACAAGAGCTTGAGCAAGAATTGCAAACCCTCAATCATGAGCAGCAGCATATTCAAAGCGAGATAGCGGCGCTAACGCCACAAATAGTGGATGCTCGGGCATTGAGTCAGCAGTTGCAGTCCGAACGTAGTGAGCTTGCCCGCACACGACAGGCAGATGATGACGCTTGGCAAGCATTGCAGCTGCGTATTCAACAAAGCGAGATGCGTTTAGAGCATAGTGTTAGTAGCCTTACCCGTGCGACTGAGCAACATGACAAGTCACTACAAAATGAGCAAAGTCTAAAGGCGCGTCATGAGCAGCAGCAAAACAAGATGCCAGCACTGCAAGCAGCATTGCACACAGCGCAGACAGTACGCGATGAACAACAGGCAGTATTAGCAGAGCGTGAGACAGCATTAACGGCGATTAAAGAGGAATATAGTCAGCAACAGGTCGAGCTAGACAGTTTGCAAAACGCATTGCAGACTCAGCAAAGCGAGCTTGCACATCACGCTACCGAGCTGGCATTAAGCGCGGCACGTTTAGACGATGCTAGTACTCATACGCAAGAGGCTTTAGAAGCTTACTATAGCATTAGGCATAGATATAAAACTGATGAAGAGTTACCACAGCAACCGATTAGTGTCTCAAATTTATTAGCGGATTTTATCGCCCATGATCGCCGTGTACGCCCAGATAAAGTCGCTGAGCTTGAGAGCGAGCATGCTAAGCTTGACCAGCAGCTAAGTAAAATTGGCGCGGTTAATCTAGCGGCAGTTGCAGAGCTAGCTGAGGTCAATGAACGCTTAGAGCCGCTAGCGCAGCAGACGTCAGACATTGCTGCTAGTATGGAAACGTTGACGGAAGCAATTGCCTCTATTGATGAGACCACTAAGACGCTATTTATGCAGACACTTGACGCGGTCAATAATGAGCTCGCCAACTTATTTGCCAAAGTCTTTGGTGGTGGGCAAGCCAGCCTAACGCTAAATACTGACGATATGCCTGCTCATGCACCAAAATCAGAGCAGTGGCGGGCAGGGCTAACCTTGATGGCGCAGCCAAAAGGCAAGCGTAATAGTCGCCTGGCCGTACTCTCAGGCGGTGAAAAAACCCTGACAGCGCTGAGTTTAATTTTTGCGATATTTAAGCAGCATCCCGCACCCTTTTGTGTACTTGATGAAGTCGATGCACCCCTTGATGATGCCAACGTTGCCCGCTTTACCAGTCTCATTCATGAACTAGCAGACGATTTGCAGTTTATATTTATCAGCCATAATAAGCTGACGACGCAGATTGCTGATGAGCTAAAAGGCGTCACGATGCCAAGCGCTGGCATTTCTACCTTGGTCAGCGTCTCACTTGATGAAGCTGCAAGTTATGTTGAGGGTTAG
- a CDS encoding pantothenate kinase has translation MLWLDLGNTRLKYWLTDDIGQIVAHDAKQHLQAPAELLMGLTDRFERYAPDFIGISSVLGDELNVKVSETLSRLDIPFEFVHVDAAHPLMKSVYDSNQLGCDRWLQMLGAVDKQKRQCVIGCGTAVTIDLIDHAEHLGGYIFPSIYLQRDSLFSGTKQITISNGTFDSVGQGVTTQDAVHRGILLSIVGAVNEISSRHPNFELIMTGGDAHIIAQHVNRSVRIRDDLLLNGLSRYFDHRK, from the coding sequence ATGCTCTGGTTAGATCTTGGCAACACCCGTCTTAAATACTGGCTGACCGATGATATTGGTCAGATAGTCGCACACGATGCCAAGCAGCATCTGCAAGCACCTGCGGAACTATTAATGGGTCTGACCGATCGATTTGAGCGCTATGCGCCTGACTTTATCGGCATCTCATCAGTGCTAGGTGATGAGCTAAACGTAAAAGTATCAGAGACTTTAAGTCGGCTAGATATACCCTTTGAGTTTGTCCATGTTGATGCTGCACACCCTTTGATGAAGAGCGTTTATGACTCCAACCAATTAGGCTGCGACCGCTGGTTACAAATGCTTGGCGCCGTCGATAAACAAAAGCGCCAATGTGTGATTGGCTGTGGTACGGCGGTGACTATCGACTTGATTGATCATGCTGAGCATTTAGGGGGCTATATCTTCCCTAGCATTTATCTGCAACGTGACTCGCTGTTTTCAGGTACCAAACAAATCACCATCTCTAATGGTACTTTTGATAGTGTCGGCCAAGGCGTAACCACCCAAGATGCGGTTCATCGCGGGATATTATTGTCTATCGTCGGTGCAGTGAATGAAATCAGCAGCCGTCATCCAAATTTTGAACTGATTATGACGGGTGGCGATGCTCATATCATTGCTCAGCACGTCAATCGTTCTGTCCGCATCCGTGATGATTTATTATTAAATGGTCTATCTCGCTATTTCGATCATAGAAAATAG
- a CDS encoding IS630 family transposase — protein sequence MTIPIHNLEDHDFGKHSKTERNPRARLRLLILYQYSMGKATNDIAKDLCIHPQTARRTLKRYQERGLESLYDRHRRGRHSKLAEADIAAFKAMIVSEQDKRAGGRLTGKDIQQLAKEHYNAHYTVNGIYELLKRIDMSWISARSQHPKADPQAQDAFKKLYSTG from the coding sequence ATGACTATACCAATACATAACCTAGAAGACCATGACTTTGGCAAACACTCAAAGACTGAGCGCAATCCCAGAGCCCGACTACGCCTGCTCATCTTATACCAATACAGTATGGGCAAAGCCACTAACGATATTGCCAAAGATCTTTGTATTCACCCTCAAACTGCCAGGCGCACCTTGAAACGATATCAGGAACGAGGACTTGAGAGTCTCTATGATCGTCATCGTCGAGGTCGTCACAGCAAATTGGCAGAAGCAGACATAGCCGCTTTTAAAGCCATGATAGTCTCTGAACAAGACAAGCGAGCTGGCGGTCGTTTGACCGGTAAAGATATTCAGCAATTGGCTAAAGAACACTACAACGCCCACTATACCGTCAATGGTATCTACGAGCTGCTTAAACGTATTGATATGAGTTGGATAAGTGCTCGTAGTCAGCATCCAAAAGCCGACCCACAAGCTCAAGACGCTTTTAAAAAACTTTATAGCACAGGTTAA
- a CDS encoding DUF4298 domain-containing protein: MAEYNPQELQQKYEEWCELHRKQLEAQQQFLKAAALQNELKDYYLNPQWMTDREADLPIEHSGKEYSIFSEDALWSMLSDHDELAKKWMRLGLDAIDKK; this comes from the coding sequence ATGGCAGAATATAACCCGCAAGAACTACAACAAAAATATGAAGAATGGTGTGAGCTACATCGTAAACAGCTTGAGGCGCAACAGCAGTTCTTAAAAGCTGCAGCATTGCAAAATGAGTTGAAAGATTACTATCTAAACCCGCAATGGATGACGGATCGTGAAGCTGATCTGCCAATTGAACACTCAGGTAAAGAGTACTCAATCTTTAGTGAAGATGCGCTATGGAGTATGCTCAGCGACCATGATGAGTTAGCAAAAAAGTGGATGCGTTTGGGGCTTGATGCGATTGATAAGAAGTAA
- a CDS encoding IS630 family transposase → MLVVSIQKPTHKLKTLLKNFIAQVKASLPTDVSLDQVDIWFQDETRIGQQGSLTRVWHYRGGRPRLIKQQQFHSAYLFGAFCPATKKAVGLVLPFVNKHTMLLHMQEISKAVPKGRHAVVVMDGALWHQPSLNQANVTMLKLPPYSPELNPSERVWQYLKQNELSNRCYDSYEAIVDATCLAWNNLLKQPQRIRSLTARTWAQL, encoded by the coding sequence GTGCTCGTAGTCAGCATCCAAAAGCCGACCCACAAGCTCAAGACGCTTTTAAAAAACTTTATAGCACAGGTTAAGGCGTCACTGCCTACTGATGTGAGCCTAGATCAAGTGGACATCTGGTTTCAAGATGAAACTCGAATAGGACAACAAGGCTCATTGACCAGAGTTTGGCATTACCGCGGTGGGCGACCTCGACTGATCAAGCAGCAACAGTTTCATTCCGCTTATCTGTTTGGTGCCTTTTGTCCAGCGACAAAGAAGGCTGTCGGCTTAGTACTGCCTTTCGTTAATAAACACACCATGTTATTGCATATGCAAGAGATTAGTAAAGCCGTTCCAAAAGGACGTCATGCGGTGGTGGTGATGGACGGCGCATTATGGCATCAACCAAGCTTGAATCAGGCTAATGTCACTATGCTTAAACTACCGCCTTATTCACCTGAGCTCAATCCCTCTGAGAGAGTATGGCAGTACCTTAAGCAAAATGAGCTATCTAATCGTTGTTATGACAGTTATGAGGCTATTGTCGATGCCACTTGCTTGGCTTGGAATAATTTGCTTAAACAGCCACAAAGAATTCGGTCGTTAACTGCTCGTACCTGGGCGCAACTTTAA
- a CDS encoding sulfite exporter TauE/SafE family protein, with protein MLYVWFVLAGAFAGVSAGLFGVGGGMIIVPALVWIFIAYDFPPEVVTHLAIGTSLATIVVTSISSLTAHNKRGGVRWEVWRKMALGLVIGSLVGAGIADMIDGKVLQAIIGVGALLVALKMLFLSNKEQLGRPLPSAGVQFGAGTGIGMASSIFGIGGGSLTVPFLNWAGLPMKQSVGTSAACGLPIALAGAAGFAWFGQDVVNLPEGTIGFVHITGFLCISVVSFAMAKVGAKLAHVLPALTLKRAFGVLLLFAGGQLLLSGIGVI; from the coding sequence ATGCTATATGTGTGGTTTGTCTTGGCAGGTGCGTTTGCGGGCGTCAGTGCGGGTCTGTTTGGCGTCGGCGGCGGCATGATTATCGTACCGGCATTGGTGTGGATTTTTATCGCCTATGATTTTCCTCCCGAAGTGGTCACGCATTTAGCGATTGGTACTTCTCTTGCGACCATTGTAGTGACCTCTATTAGCTCATTGACTGCACATAATAAGCGTGGCGGCGTGCGCTGGGAAGTATGGCGCAAAATGGCATTGGGTTTGGTCATCGGCAGTCTAGTGGGTGCAGGCATCGCTGACATGATTGATGGCAAAGTATTGCAGGCCATTATCGGTGTCGGTGCATTATTGGTTGCTTTAAAGATGTTGTTCTTATCAAACAAAGAGCAGCTAGGCAGGCCGTTACCATCCGCTGGGGTACAGTTTGGCGCGGGTACAGGTATTGGGATGGCGTCGTCTATTTTCGGGATTGGCGGTGGCAGCTTAACCGTGCCGTTTTTAAACTGGGCTGGACTGCCGATGAAACAGTCAGTTGGTACTTCAGCAGCTTGCGGCCTACCGATTGCATTGGCAGGCGCAGCAGGATTTGCATGGTTCGGGCAAGATGTTGTCAATTTGCCAGAAGGTACGATAGGATTTGTGCATATCACAGGATTTTTATGCATTTCAGTTGTCAGTTTCGCGATGGCAAAAGTTGGCGCCAAGCTTGCCCATGTATTGCCTGCGCTAACACTTAAGCGTGCCTTTGGGGTGTTGTTATTATTTGCAGGCGGGCAATTATTGTTGAGTGGGATTGGGGTGATTTAA